Proteins found in one Coffea eugenioides isolate CCC68of chromosome 5, Ceug_1.0, whole genome shotgun sequence genomic segment:
- the LOC113771811 gene encoding uncharacterized protein LOC113771811 → MKFTLHFKRRKNTEGRHQFYSLSTTTTSSSSASQTPMCSSPSHLQQPHQEEYQANESPQTLEPINPINQPEPDQENPHQEKSNLDRLQQQNDLEQEEEEEDQEDQENPGIILSAFPPPPSSIDVVVADVRMPSLNPPKRLNKRKKGKGSLKKQLTIQKKLHTLLENLKPVPFIPSKILDFTKHEKLLKRLGLWDFFHIEFDRNIRSDLIAQLIATYDPKLRCSYVNEFRIAVNRADLARAFKLPVKKEKSGNLVAAEGVDLDFEALSEESISFIEGFVSNWVLLHEDTWMMPNEVLNWTKAIKDGHPEKVDWAGLFWFMVEKELLKGEQLVDCYYASHLQYLIKSQREEVMVREPREGQDMVDLDTEEEEEVLVREEQDKVELDGKEDVVAKEQDRVELDVEKVVLMAEQDMVELNPVVKKEGDGGNDVGDVTKGDLSEVPEQENDVLVGPNIELTLGQDVGEKEDVKVADVMDVEERREDEEQQDEEQQEKEQEHRQWLLHGRNNVGEHFMQPCNMEDASGFDSLEERQEEGDELEGEREEEEEDGEEEEEDGFDVGPHDDTLEGDGLTGNFLQAMETTQITYGSQGHLHDDSSVDLVADRNDLQHMAAGGPSFYGNTGKRELDHDHEVSHQPLNGSNKRLRIDGPWDNKPLDFGTCMDQMQQLMGRARLMYQEKVQAQEQASFNQQILLNEVQKRDSMIEHLHKSKCEEIQKRDAEIYRLQRELYLMGNILEDYRKALKQTNKAFAEYRLKCQLPEEPIYKDAGLGGVVLTTAEIEKQRLKEEEEYRLACLILEQKAKAAEEGYAFQFGEYLNKVVWLDKRLADLEKGVEELRDYHSKAKVSETEQKAGENSEFETEQKVIVTSAFETDQKIVEVSECGVEKVVETSETETEEKVVETLQIEAEEKVVETSQMETKEKAVETSEMETKEKAAETSEMETEEKVVKTSECPPSG, encoded by the coding sequence ATGAAGTTTACACTTCACTTCAAGAGGCGCAAAAATACGGAGGGACGTCACCAATTCTACTCTTtatccaccaccaccacctcctcctcctctgcCTCCCAAACCCCAATGTGTAGTAGTCCCTCTCACCTTCAACAGCCTCACCAAGAAGAATATCAAGCCAATGAATCTCCCCAAACCCTAGAGCCCATAAACCCCATCAATCAACCCGAGCCGGATCAAGAGAACCCACATCAGGAAAAATCCAATCTTGATCGCCTGCAACAGCAAAACGACCTGGAACAGGAAGAAGAGGAGGAAGATCAGGAGGACCAAGAAAACCCAGGTATAATTCTGTCTGCTTTTCCTCCTCCCCCTTCTTCCATTGATGTTGTTGTGGCTGACGTCAGGATGCCGTCACTGAACCCTCCAAAAAGGCTTAATAAGAGGAAGAAGGGTAAAGGGAGTCTTAAGAAACAGCTGACCATTCAGAAGAAATTGCATACCCTTTTGGAGAATTTGAAGCCTGTTCCTTTTATACCCTCTAAGATTCTTGATTTTACCAAGCATGAGAAGTTGCTCAAGAGACTGGGGTTGTGGGATTTTTTCCATATTGAATTTGATAGGAATATAAGGTCTGACTTGATTGCTCAGTTGATTGCTACCTATGATCCTAAACTAAGGTGTAGTTATGTTAATGAGTTTAGGATTGCCGTTAATCGGGCAGACTTAGCGAGGGCGTTTAAGTTGCCTGttaagaaagagaaaagtgGGAACTTGGTGGCTGCTGAGGGGGTGGACTTGGATTTCGAGGCATTGTCCGAGGAATCCATTAGCTTCATTGAGGGTTTTGTTTCTAATTGGGTGCTTTTGCACGAGGATACTTGGATGATGCCGAATGAGGTGTTGAATTGGACTAAGGCAATCAAAGACGGCCATCCTGAAAAGGTGGATTGGGCAGGGCTGTTTTGGTTCATGGTTGAGAAGGAGTTGTTGAAAGGGGAACAGTTGGTTGATTGCTATTACGCGTCGCATTTGCAGTATTTGATCAAGTCGCAGCGGGAGGAGGTGATGGTGAGGGAGCCAAGGGAGGGGCAGGATATGGTGGACTTGGAcacggaggaggaggaggaggtgtTAGTGAGGGAGGAGCAGGATAAAGTGGAATTGGATGGGAAGGAGGACGTGGTAGCAAAGGAGCAGGATAGAGTGGAGTTGGACGTGGAGAAGGTGGTTTTGATGGCAGAGCAGGACATGGTGGAGTTGAATCCTGTGGTAAAAAAGGAAGGGGATGGTGGTAATGACGTTGGTGATGTGACAAAGGGTGATTTGAGTGAAGTTCCGGAACAGGAAAATGATGTATTGGTAGGGCCGAATATTGAGTTGACTCTTGGGCAAGATGTTGGTGAAAAGGAAGACGTGAAAGTTGCTGACGTGATGGATGTTGAGGAGCGCAGGGAGGATGAGGAGCAGCAGGATGAGGAGCAGCAGGAGAAGGAGCAGGAGCACAGACAGTGGCTTTTGCATGGAAGAAACAATGTAGGTGAGCATTTCATGCAACCTTGTAATATGGAAGATGCCAGTGGATTTGACAGTCTTGAGGAGAGGCAAGAGGAAGGGGATGAGCtggagggggagagggaggaggaggaggaggatggagaagaagaggaagaggatggaTTTGATGTTGGACCACATGATGATACTCTTGAAGGGGATGGACTAACGGGCAATTTTCTTCAAGCTATGGAGACAACACAGATTACATATGGTTCACAAGGACATCTTCATGACGATTCTTCAGTTGATCTTGTTGCTGATAGGAATGACTTGCAGCATATGGCTGCAGGTGGTCCATCATTCTATGGTAACACAGGTAAGAGAGAGCTTGACCATGACCATGAGGTCTCTCATCAGCCTCTTAATGGTAGCAATAAGAGATTAAGGATTGATGGTCCATGGGATAACAAACCATTGGATTTTGGGACCTGCATGGACCAAATGCAACAACTTATGGGCCGGGCTAGGCTGATGTACCAGGAGAAGGTGCAGGCTCAGGAACAAGCAAGCTTTAATCAGCAGATATTACTTAATGAGGTGCAGAAAAGGGACAGTATGATCGAGCATTTGCATAAGAGCAAGTGTGAAGAAATACAGAAAAGAGATGCAGAGATCTATCGTCTACAACGTGAGCTATATCTAATGGGAAATATTTTGGAAGACTACAGAAAGGCCTTAAAGCAAACCAACAAAGCATTTGCTGAATATAGGCTGAAATGTCAGCTTCCTGAAGAACCAATCTACAAAGATGCTGGTCTGGGAGGGGTTGTATTGACCACTGCAGAAATAGAGAAGCAACGTctgaaagaagaagaagaatacaGATTGGCTTGCTTAATTTTGGAGCAGAAGGCTAAGGCAGCTGAGGAAGGATATGCATTCCAATTTGGGGAATACCTAAACAAGGTTGTTTGGCTGGATAAGAGGTTGGCAGACCTTGAGAAGGGTGTGGAAGAGCTTAGAGATTATCATTCAAAGGCCAAAGTTTCAGAAACTGAACAGAAAGCTGGTGAAAATTCAGAATTTGAAACTGAACAGAAGGTCATTGTAACTTCAGCATTTGAAACTGACCAGAAAATTGTGGAAGTTTCAGAATGCGGTGTAGAGAAAGTTGTGGAAACTTCAGAAACTGAAACTGAAGAGAAAGTTGTGGAAACTTTGCAAATTGAAGCTGAAGAGAAAGTTGTGGAAACTTCGCAAATGGAAACCAAAGAGAAAGCTGTGGAAACTTCAGAAATGGAAACCAAAGAGAAAGCTGCGGAAACTTCAGAAATGGAAACTGAAGAGAAAGTTGTGAAAACTTCAGAATGTCCTCCAAGTGGATGA
- the LOC113771810 gene encoding ervatamin-B — protein MNKLSALRNACTTTSTTATTTTTTFVLLCILFLCPSASFGEGRKLYDRGPVFKRYEEWLKKYGRTYANGDEWEMRFGIYQSNVQYIDYINSRNLSYQLTDNQYADMTNEEFISTYLGYKTRSLQRDGQNFTSDPVKLPATVDWRKQGAVTPVKDQGACGSCWAFSAIAAVEGINKIKTGKLVSLSEQELVDCDYNRNNEGCNGGFMDKAFEFIKANGGITTESDYPYKGKRDKCNRAKEKDHAVTITGYGKIPKSNELALQTAAAKQPVSVAIDASGFNFQLYSKGVYSGYCDKNLNHGVAVVGYGEEGGKKYWLVKNSWGTEWGEAGYIKMERGTKDKDGLCGINLEASYPVKQS, from the exons ATGAATAAGCTTTCTGCATTGAGAAATGCTTGCACTACTACTAGCACTACTGCTACTACTACAACTACGACATTTGTGCTTCTCTGCATTTTATTCTTGTGTCCAAGTGCAAGTTTTGGGGAAGGCAGGAAGCTTTATGACCGGGGACCTGTGTTTAAGAGGTACGAAGAGTGGCTAAAAAAGTATGGACGAACCTACGCTAATGGAGATGAATGGGAGATGCGATTTGGGATATACCAATCCAATGTCCAATATATTGACTATATCAATTCTCGGAACCTTTCTTATCAACTCACTGACAATCAATATGCAGACATGACCAATGAGGAGTTCATATCTACCTACTTGGGTTATAAAACTCGCAGTCTTCAAAGGGATGGACAAAATTTTACGTCTGACCCAGTTAAGTTACCAGCCACTGTCGACTGGAGAAAGCAGGGCGCTGTGACTCCAGTCAAGGATCAAGGTGCTTGTG GAAGTTGTTGGGCATTCTCTGCAATTGCTGCTGTGGAAGGAATCAACAAGATCAAAACTGGAAAGTTGGTGTCTCTGTCAGAACAGGAGCTTGTGGACTGTGATTACAACAGGAATAATGAAGGTTGTAATGGTGGATTCATGGATAAAGCTTTTGAGTTCATTAAAGCAAATGGTGGAATTACCACCGAAAGTGACTATCCTTATAAAGGAAAAAGGGACAAATGCAACAGAGCCAAAGAAAAAGATCATGCAGTCACAATCACCGGCTATGGGAAAATACCCAAAAGTAATGAGCTTGCCCTTCAAACTGCAGCTGCCAAGCAACCAGTATCAGTTGCAATTGATGCTAGCGGCTTTAACTTTCAACTGTACTCTAAAGGAGTCTACTCTGGCTATTGTGACAAGAACCTTAATCACGGAGTAGCTGTAGTTGGCTATGGAGAAGAAGGTGGCAAAAAGTACTGGCTTGTAAAGAATTCATGGGGCACTGAATGGGGTGAAGCTGGTTACATCAAGATGGAACGTGGAACCAAAGACAAGGATGGTCTATGTGGCATTAATTTGGAAGCTAGCTACCCTGTTAAGCAATCTTGA
- the LOC113772015 gene encoding basic leucine zipper 61-like, with translation MAQLPPKAPNMAPNWPDFSHQKIHTLDNLGGANATNNHNSSWVDEFLDFSSAKRGFHRRSVSDSIAFLEVPMVEECRRSTIIPGSGATSEFEKFDDEQLMSMFTDDIPTSVDPKMSCSNPSSPSDHNSINEDKLNPSDLQLQQLKSEPEEVQSSCKSDGQLAATNETVDNSSDKIVDPKRIKRILANRQSAQRSRVRKLQYISELERSVTSLQAEVSVLSPRVAFLDHQRLVLNVDNSVLKQRIAALAQDKIFKDAHQEALKREIERLRQVFYQQNLKKMENATPPEPKTQPATAGNASAEKEQLVN, from the exons ATGGCACAATTGCCTCCAAAAGCACCAAATATGGCACCAAATTGGCCTGACTTTTCTCACCAAAAAATTCACACGCTGGATAATTTAGGAGGAGCAAATGCTACTAATAACCATAACTCTTCGTGGGTTGATGAATTTCTCGACTTCTCGTCGGCGAAACGGGGTTTTCACCGGCGATCTGTAAGCGACTCGATTGCGTTTCTTGAGGTCCCAATGGTGGAAGAATGCAGAAGATCAACAATTATTCCTGGCTCTGGGGCTACTAGTGAATTTGAGAAGTTTGATGATGAGCAGCTCATGTCTATGTTTACTGATGATATTCCAACTTCTGTTGACCCCAAAATGTCCTGCTCGAATCCCTCGTCGCCTTCTGATCATAACAGCATTAATGAAGATAAGCTGAATCCTTCTGATCTGCAGCTGCAGCAGCTAAAGAGTGAGCCTGAGGAAGTGCAAAGCTCATGTAAATCTGATGGACAGTTGGCTGCTACTAATGAAACTGTGGACAATTCCAGTGACAAGATTGTTGATCCAAAACGGATCAAAAG AATCTTGGCCAACAGACAATCAGCTCAAAGATCTCGAGTGAGGAAACTGCAGTACATATCAGAGCTAGAAAGAAGTGTAACTTCCCTTCAG GCTGAAGTTTCAGTATTGTCGCCAAGGGTAGCTTTTCTGGACCACCAACGTTTGGTTCTGAATGTTGACAACAGCGTTCTCAAACAAAGAATCGCAGCTCTTGCCCAAGATAAGATTTTTAAAGATG CTCATCAAGAAGCCTTGAAAAGGGAAATTGAGAGGCTAAGGCAAGTCTTTTACCagcaaaacttgaagaagaTGGAAAATGCTACACCACCAGAGCCAAAAACACAACCTGCTACTGCTGGTAATGCCTCCGCAGAGAAGGAGCAACTTGTTAATTGA
- the LOC113772312 gene encoding pentatricopeptide repeat-containing protein At1g06270 has product MVTVATRLYSSPNLIRHSLLRFSSVSKFSPPNYLEESIKAAIEAKNYGDIPNILAASKGSCQNANPFSFLSAFPVKTRTNIVDEILQSFISLRPRSRPGFAYSCLLSYTLQSPNPLPLALAVLQRTLRSGCLPVPQTHVLLSTAWLESCRHAKSVSNILLEMQSIGYNPDCGICNYLILSLCKVDQLKEAIKVLKGMSGAGCFPDLDSYGTIICEISELGRTADAVRMMKEMVATFNLSPRKEILVKIAAAFRANKETLRAVEMIEFLERRDVDVGFDVYDLVLEGCLECRQFVLAGKVVMRMTGKGFIPYISVRQRVVAGLASVDEWELASAVRQRFSDMNP; this is encoded by the coding sequence ATGGTAACAGTAGCAACAAGACTTTATTCATCTCCAAATCTGATTCGTCATTCTTTGCTAAGATTTTCCTCAGTTTCCAAGTTTTCTCCTCCAAATTATCTTGAGGAATCAATTAAAGCTGcaattgaagccaaaaattaTGGAGATATTCCCAACATTCTTGCTGCTTCAAAAGGATCTTGCCAGAATGCCAATCCCTTTTCATTCCTCTCTGCCTTTCCTGTAAAAACAAGAACAAATATTGTTGACGAAATTTTGCAATCTTTTATTTCCCTTAGACCTCGTTCTCGTCCTGGGTTTGCATATTCTTGTCTCCTTTCCTACACTCTCCAAAGTCCCAATCCCCTGCCACTTGCCCTTGCTGTACTCCAACGCACACTTCGTTCTGGTTGTCTTCCTGTTCCCCAAACTCATGTCCTACTTTCTACTGCATGGCTTGAAAGCTGCCGCCATGCTAAGTCGGTCTCAAACATACTGTTGGAGATGCAGTCCATTGGGTATAATCCTGATTGTGGCATATGCAATTACCTTATTCTATCACTATGTAAGGTTGATCAGTTAAAAGAGGCAATCAAAGTTTTGAAAGGTATGAGTGGTGCTGGTTGCTTTCCAGATTTGGATAGTTATGGAACTATAATATGTGAAATAAGTGAGCTTGGAAGGACTGCTGATGCTGTTAGAATGATGAAGGAGATGGTGGCAACCTTCAACTTGAGCccaagaaaagaaatattggTAAAGATTGCAGCAGCATTTCGAGCAAATAAAGAGACCTTGAGAGCTGTGGAGAtgattgagtttttagaaaggAGAGATGTGGATGTTGGGTTTGATGTATATGATTTGGTGCTTGAGGGGTGCTTGGAGTGTCGACAATTTGTCCTGGCAGGAAAAGTTGTCATGAGAATGACTGGGAAGGGTTTCATACCATACATCAGTGTGAGGCAAAGGGTGGTTGCAGGCCTGGCCAGTGTTGATGAGTGGGAGCTTGCTTCAGCTGTGAGACAGAGATTTTCAGACATGAATCCTTAG